A genomic segment from Tuwongella immobilis encodes:
- a CDS encoding toprim domain-containing protein, whose product MKCIRCGHDSNYPQRSNRTCPKCQGKFAFEPREGDPISDAGFEQAIRTVSSDGSIAFLEDHLYYDVCRRKARKATSIVVLIILGAIIAGITAFATAKGHPHLIVIAVIPLAILAIGLLSRVRARYLSLTPTAFELLLQRWCDTHGRPERLIRSPMLAETAPQLETDIADYSFDRAVICDRPDTVDFLIANQFHFENNCAVLTVDGYPSGPFKLIRGMLQQNPELQVVTLHDCTPEGCALAHRIATDPEWFGGRKLRILDLGLRPDQAMAFSGSFSAAIPAEEMQPPAIRPHEAKWLNDFSLGLAVIRPEAMLKRVFQAINRNAAQPSTEATAEAAGASAPMPWIIPLGGGGSGSGNDSVVEFDQQSLMQDKVRDGDDLIDGLGVDSFG is encoded by the coding sequence ATGAAGTGCATTCGCTGCGGTCACGATAGCAACTATCCTCAACGATCGAATCGAACCTGCCCCAAATGTCAGGGGAAATTCGCCTTCGAACCACGGGAAGGCGATCCGATTTCGGATGCCGGATTTGAACAGGCCATTCGCACGGTCAGCAGCGATGGCAGTATCGCATTCCTGGAAGATCACCTGTATTACGATGTTTGCCGTCGCAAAGCGCGAAAGGCTACCTCGATTGTCGTGCTGATCATTTTGGGAGCGATCATCGCAGGCATCACCGCCTTTGCCACCGCGAAGGGGCACCCCCATCTGATCGTCATCGCCGTCATTCCGCTGGCGATTCTGGCAATCGGCTTGCTCTCCCGAGTCCGGGCCCGCTACTTGTCGCTGACGCCCACCGCATTCGAGCTATTGTTGCAGCGTTGGTGCGACACCCACGGTCGACCGGAACGGTTGATCCGCTCGCCAATGCTGGCGGAGACGGCCCCGCAATTGGAAACCGACATCGCCGACTATTCGTTTGATCGCGCGGTGATCTGCGATCGGCCCGACACGGTCGATTTTCTCATCGCCAATCAGTTCCATTTTGAGAACAATTGTGCGGTGCTCACCGTGGATGGGTATCCATCGGGTCCGTTCAAACTCATTCGCGGCATGTTGCAACAAAATCCCGAGTTGCAGGTCGTCACGCTCCACGATTGCACACCGGAAGGTTGCGCACTCGCGCATCGCATTGCGACCGATCCCGAATGGTTTGGCGGTCGCAAACTTCGCATTCTCGATCTCGGACTGCGGCCCGATCAGGCGATGGCATTTTCCGGTTCATTCAGTGCAGCGATTCCGGCGGAGGAAATGCAACCGCCTGCGATTCGGCCCCATGAGGCGAAGTGGTTGAACGACTTCAGTTTAGGGCTAGCGGTCATTCGCCCGGAAGCGATGCTGAAGCGCGTGTTCCAAGCGATCAATCGCAATGCTGCGCAACCGTCCACCGAGGCGACTGCGGAGGCTGCCGGCGCGAGCGCACCGATGCCGTGGATCATTCCGTTGGGGGGCGGTGGCTCGGGTTCGGGCAACGATTCGGTCGTCGAATTCGATCAGCAATCGTTGATGCAAGACAAAGTTCGTGACGGTGACGATTTAATCGACGGACTCGGAGTCGACTCCTTTGGCTGA
- a CDS encoding asparagine synthetase B family protein, producing the protein MADLEFPTVQLEPGTLRTPALRSRIVPGIGIDAAPLQVDCDHCTIHGRPLVSQHDWQEVLSSGQLGAVTGAFAIVWRHKGETWLARDALGERTLYFHHAPDGVIAGSTIRDLLQSANVPRQLSIDAIATYLIDAYLPGRLTMIAGIEEVLPGELVRIPANGPIARTQIWEIPPEPREFSSESTQVLELRRSLDQAIRRCLPDDCSLPIAASLSGGLDSSLVLGLACRARPGEIASYSISFGTQYANELPFSSLMAAHCGSRHTIVEFTPESIADGIAPTMAALSDPIGDPLTVPNALLFRYVSATSSVMLNGEGGDPCFGGPKNLPMVLSELYGPPTIRHKIQSYFRSHLKCFDDLPAMLHSRIRDRYSQERLEASLLPHFENPRYQTLITRLQAMNIQLKGGHHILPKVDALSRMSGMLARSPLFDRDVVEMSFRIPAQGKLHGSVEKWRLKQAVSDVVPEAIRKRPKSGMLVPVEGWFQGPLLPIAKQWLLDGLAKRDIIDRTYLERLLSHQLGGPRPRHGVKIWLLVALEAWIQTHLGDGPISVV; encoded by the coding sequence TTGGCTGATCTCGAATTCCCCACCGTGCAATTGGAACCAGGGACGCTCCGGACGCCGGCGCTCCGCTCCCGAATCGTCCCCGGAATCGGCATCGACGCCGCGCCGCTTCAGGTGGATTGCGACCATTGCACGATTCACGGGCGGCCGTTGGTTTCGCAACATGATTGGCAGGAAGTCCTGTCCAGCGGCCAACTTGGGGCGGTGACGGGTGCATTCGCAATCGTTTGGCGGCACAAGGGCGAGACGTGGCTGGCCCGAGATGCGCTCGGCGAACGGACACTCTACTTTCATCACGCGCCGGATGGGGTAATCGCGGGGTCCACGATTCGCGATTTGCTGCAATCTGCGAATGTTCCCCGGCAATTGTCCATCGATGCCATCGCAACCTATTTGATCGATGCGTATCTGCCCGGTCGGCTGACCATGATCGCGGGCATCGAGGAAGTTCTGCCCGGCGAACTGGTGCGAATCCCCGCCAATGGCCCCATCGCACGCACGCAGATCTGGGAAATTCCACCCGAACCGCGCGAGTTTTCCAGCGAATCGACTCAAGTGCTGGAGTTGCGTCGCTCGTTGGATCAGGCAATCCGGCGCTGCTTACCGGATGATTGTTCGCTGCCCATCGCGGCATCGCTCTCGGGCGGGTTGGACTCATCGCTGGTGTTGGGGTTGGCCTGCCGAGCGCGACCGGGCGAGATCGCATCGTATTCGATCAGTTTCGGCACCCAATACGCCAATGAATTGCCGTTTAGTTCACTCATGGCGGCGCATTGCGGAAGTCGTCACACCATTGTCGAATTCACGCCGGAATCCATCGCAGACGGTATCGCCCCGACGATGGCCGCGCTATCCGACCCGATCGGCGACCCATTAACGGTGCCGAATGCGTTACTGTTTCGCTATGTCAGTGCCACATCGTCCGTGATGCTCAACGGCGAAGGCGGCGATCCCTGTTTTGGTGGGCCGAAGAATCTGCCGATGGTGCTTTCGGAGTTGTACGGGCCGCCCACGATTCGCCACAAGATTCAAAGCTATTTCCGATCGCATTTGAAATGTTTTGATGATCTCCCGGCCATGTTGCACTCGCGGATTCGGGACCGATATTCGCAGGAACGGCTCGAAGCCAGTCTGCTCCCACATTTTGAAAATCCGCGCTATCAAACCCTGATCACGCGGCTGCAGGCGATGAATATTCAACTCAAAGGCGGACACCACATTCTGCCGAAGGTGGATGCGCTCAGCCGAATGAGTGGCATGTTGGCGCGGTCGCCATTGTTTGACCGCGACGTGGTGGAGATGTCGTTTCGCATTCCTGCCCAGGGAAAGTTGCACGGAAGCGTTGAGAAGTGGCGGCTCAAGCAAGCCGTCAGCGATGTCGTTCCCGAGGCGATTCGCAAACGGCCCAAAAGCGGAATGCTCGTGCCAGTCGAAGGGTGGTTTCAAGGGCCACTCTTGCCAATCGCCAAGCAATGGTTGCTGGATGGGCTGGCGAAGCGAGACATCATCGATCGCACGTATCTGGAGCGCTTGTTGAGCCACCAACTTGGCGGCCCGCGCCCGCGACATGGGGTGAAAATCTGGCTGCTTGTCGCGCTGGAAGCCTGGATTCAGACGCACCTGGGCGATGGACCTATTTCGGTGGTTTGA